From a region of the Alnus glutinosa chromosome 1, dhAlnGlut1.1, whole genome shotgun sequence genome:
- the LOC133868971 gene encoding transmembrane emp24 domain-containing protein p24delta9-like, with protein sequence MVRFNSLCFLLILGFLLSTSESVRFDLQSGQTKCIAEDIKTNSMTVGKYRVINPDEAHPMPDTHKVTVRVTSAYGNSYHYSELVGSGQFAFTAPEEGDYMACFWGPDHKPPITMAVDFDWRTGVAAKDWSNVAKKGQVDVMELELKKLYDTAISIQEEMFYLREREDEMQELNRTTNSRMGWLSFLSLFVCLSVAGLQLWHLKTFFEKKKLI encoded by the exons ATGGTTCGATTCAACAGCCTGTGCTTTCTTCTAATCCTAGGGTTCTTATTGTCTACGTCGGAGTCAGTTCGGTTCGACCTGCAATCGGGTCAAACCAAGTGCATCGCCGAAGACATAAAGACCAATTCCATGACGGTGGGAAAGTACAGGGTGATCAATCCTGACGAGGCCCATCCCATGCCCGATACCCACAAAGTCACCGTTCgg GTAACTTCGGCATATGGGAATAGTTACCATTACTCGGAGCTCGTGGGATCGGGGCAGTTCGCGTTCACGGCGCCGGAGGAGGGAGATTACATGGCGTGCTTCTGGGGGCCTGATCACAAACCCCCTATCACGATGGCGGTGGATTTCGATTGGAGGACTGGTGTGGCGGCCAAGGACTGGTCCAATGTTGCTAAGAAAGGCCAAGTTGAT GTTATGGAACTAGAACTGAAGAAGTTGTATGATACTGCCATTTCCATTCAGGAGGAAATGTTTTATCTCCGCGAGAG AGAAGATGAAATGCAGGAGCTCAATAGAACAACGAACTCCAGGATGGGCTGGTTGagttttctttcactttttgtttGCTTGTCAGTGGCAGGCCTGCAGCTATGGCACTTGAAAACCTTTtttgagaagaagaagctcaTTTAA
- the LOC133868977 gene encoding serine/threonine-protein kinase VIK produces the protein MSSESGSSGETPRSKGGSTSDKEKQKEKARVSRTSLILWHAHQNDVVAVRKLLEEDRSLVHARDYDNRTPLHVASLHGWIDVAKCLIDCGADVNAQDRWKNTPLADAEGAKKHSMIELLKSYGGLSYGQNGSHFEPKPVPPPLPNKCDWEIDPSELDFSNSAMIGKGSFGEILKAHWRGTPVAVKRILPSLSDDRLVIQDFRHEVILLVKLRHPNIVQFLGAVTEKKPLMLVTEYLRGGDLHQYLKDKGSLNPSTAINFALDIARGMAYLHNEPNVIIHRDLKPRNVLLVNSSADHLKVGDFGLSKLIKVQNSHDVYKMTGETGSYRYMAPEVFKHRRYDKKVDVFSFAMILYEMLEGDPPLANYEPYEAAKYVAEGHRPSFRSKGYVNELRELTEQCWAADMNQRPSFLEILKRLEKIKENLPTDHHWHIFTA, from the exons ATGAGCTCGGAATCGGGCTCCAGCGGCGAGACCCCCAGAAGTAAGGGAGGCTCGACATCGGACAAGGAGAAGCAGAAGGAGAAGGCGAGGGTGAGCAGGACCTCGCTGATCCTCTGGCACGCCCACCAGAATGACGTCGTTGCCGTCCGCAAGCTTCTCGAGGAAGATCGGTCGCTGGTCCACGCCAGAGACTACGACAACCGCACCCCGCTCCACGTCGCCTCCCTCCACGGCTGGATCGACGTCGCCAAGTGCCTGATCGACTGCGGCGCCGACGTCAACGCCCAGGATCGCTGGAAGAACACC CCTCTAGCTGATGCTGAAGGAGCTAAAAAGCACAGCATGATTGAGCTGTTAAAATCATATGGTGGCTTGTCTTAC GGCCAAAATGGAAGCCATTTTGAACCAAAGCCTGTTCCACCTCCTCTGCCAAACAAGTGTGACTGGGAAATTGACCCTTCTGAGCTGGACTTCTCAAACTCAGCTATGATTGGCAAG GGATCTTTTGGTGAGATTTTAAAAGCCCATTGGCGTGGAACACCTGTAGCTGTCAAACGCATTCTTCCATCACTTTCAGATGACAGATTGGTGAT TCAGGACTTTAGACATGAAGTGATTTTACTAGTGAAGCTTCGTCACCCTAATATAGTCCAATTTCTTGGAGCCGTCACGGAGAAGAAGCCCCTTATGTTAGTTACTGAGTACTTACGAGGA GGTGATCTTCATCAGTACCTCAAGGACAAAGGTTCACTTAATCCTTCAACAGCTATCAACTTTGCTCTGGACATCGCAAG AGGCATGGCTTATCTTCACAATGAACCAAATGTCATAATTCACCGGGACCTAAAACCAAG GAATGTTCTTCTAGTCAATTCCAGTGCAGACCATTTGAAAGTTGGAGATTTTGGACTAAGCAAGCTCATTAAGGTTCAGAATTCTCATGATGTCTACAAAATGACTGGAGAGACTGGAAGTT accgGTATATGGCTCCTGAAGTTTTCAAGCATCGGAGGTATGATAAGAAGGTCGATGTTTTCTCTTTTGCGATGATACTGTATGAG ATGCTTGAAGGGGACCCACCACTTGCAAATTATGAGCCTTACGAAGCAGCAAAATATGTGGCTGAAGGACACAGGCCTTCGTTTCGCTCAAAAGGATACGTCAATGAACTGAGAGA GTTAACTGAGCAGTGTTGGGCCGCTGACATGAACCAAAGACCCTCTTTCTTGGAAATCCTCAAGAGGCTCGAAAAGATTAAGGAAAATCTACCGACTGATCATCATTGGCACATATTCACTGCATAA